DNA sequence from the Streptomyces sp. MST-110588 genome:
GAGCCACAGGGCTCCGGCCAGCGCGGTGGCCACGCCGACGTACGCGCTGTTGTACGTGCCCCGGAATTCACCTATCTGGAGGATGACCCAATGCGAGTCGGGCTTCGGTACAGCCAGATAGCCCAGGCCCACGGCGGCCAGCAGCGTCACGGCGTACGCGGGCCGCCGCACCCGGTCCCGGAAGTCGCCCAGAGCGAGGCCGCCGAGTGCGTACGCCCTCACCGGGTCACCGCCGTCCGCGTCGCCCCCGCCGCCCGAGTCGCCCCCGTCGTCCGAGTAACCCCTGCCGTCCCCCGCATCTCCGCCATTCCCGCCGCCCCCGTCATCCCTCGACGCGCGCCACCGGTGTCCCCTTTCGTGTAAGCGCCCCCTTTCCTGTAAGCGTCCCCGCCCGCGTACGTATGGATCACCGCGAGATAGGCGTCCTCAAGGTCGGGCGTCAGTTCTGCGGCCCCCTCATAAGGCCGCTCCGGGGACAGCAGCCGGATACGTATCCCTTCCGCCGTACGTACCATCCGACTCACCACGTAGCGTGCCTGCACGGCCGCCACGTCCTCCGGCCCCACGAGCACCTCCCACACCTGCCCCGCCACCTCGCGCAGCAGTTCCTCGGGCGTGCCGCGGCGCAGCAGCCGGCCGCCCGCCACGACGGCGATGTCCCCGGCGACCGACTCGATGTCGGAGACGATATGGGTGGAGAGCATCACCACGCGGTCGGCGGCCAGTTCGCTGAGCAGGTTGCGCAGCCGTACCCGTTCCTGCGGGTCCAGTCCGGCGGTCGGCTCGTCCACGACGATCACCCGCGGGTCGGCGAGCAGCGCCTGCGCGATGCCGACCCGGCGCAGCATGCCGCCGGAGTACTTGCCCAGCGGTCGCTTGCCCGCCTCGGTCAGGTTGACCAGCTCCAGCAGCTCCTGGATACGGGCGCGTGCCGCGCGGGCCGGGACCCCCTTGGCGGCGGCGAGGTAGGACAGGAACTCCCGTGCCGTCAGGTTCGGGTACACGCCGAAGTCCTGCGGGAGGTAGCCCAGGGCGGCGCGCAGCGCGCCGGGCCGCCGGGTCACGTCGGCACCCTCGTACAGGAGTTGGCCGGAGGTGGGGCGGGTGACCGTGGCGGCGATCCGCATCAGGGAGGACTTGCCCGCGCCGTTGGGGCCGAGCAGCCCGATCATGCCCGGCCCCAGGCGCAGGGTCATGCCGTCCACGGCACGCTTGCCGCCGCGGTAGACCTTGGTGACGTCGACGAGTTCGAGCACGGTCAGCCCCTCCCGCGCAGCTTGGTCGGCTCGCCGTCGCGCAGCACGGTGACGCCGCGGGGCACCTCCACCTTGAAACGGGCGTCGCAGATGGCGATGCCGGAGCAGCCCGCCTCCAGGTCGAGCGTGCCGTCCTTCAGTTCCCACCGCAGGTGCTCGCTGCCGGACTTGGCCTCGAACCAGCGGGTGACCTTGACGTCCTTACGGTCCGCGGCGACCAGGTCGGCCGGAATCTCGTGTGTCTTGACGTCCAGGGTCCGGCCGCTGAAGGCGAAGGTCTTCACGGCGGGATCGGCGTTCTTGGCGTCCACGGAGCAGCCGGTGGCGGCGACGGCCACCAGGGCGACCAGGGCGCCGGCCAGGGCCGCACGGGGCTTGGTGGCACGGGGCTTGGTGGCACGGGGCTTGGTGATATGGGGCTTGGTGATATGGGGCGTGGTGGCACGCACCTTCGCGGTACCGGGCTCGGCGGCACGGGCTTTTGCGGTGGAGACCATGGTGCTACGGGGCTTGTCGCTACAGGTCCTGAACGTGACCACGTGATCCTCCGGAAGGTGCTGATCGGCTGCACTCCCGAGCATCCGCGGCACATGTCCGGCCTACATCTGCCGTTCGGCAGATATCGCGGCTCGGCCGGCCGGCCTTCACCGGATCGCCGGTTCGGTGAAGCGCCGACGAGCGTCTCAGGGCCTCAGCGCCTCAGCGGCCGGCGGCCGGCGGCCGGCAGTACGGCGCGTACCCGCCAGCCCGTCCCGTACGAGCCGTACTCCAGCCGGCCGCCCAGCGCCTCGACCCGGGCGCGCAGCGCGGCCAGCCCCGTCCCACCGGCCTGCCGCGCCCCGCTCAGCGGCCCACCGGACCTACCACCCGACGTTCCTCCGTCATCCACGACCGTCACTGCCACCGCGTCCCTCACACCACCGGCACCACCCACATCACGAGGACCGATGGCACCACCCACACCCGCCGCGGTCCCCACACCCGCCGCGATCCCCACATCCCCCGTGATCCCCACATCACCCGCGCCCTCATCGACCCGCGCGACCGTCACCGTCACCCGGCCGGCCCCGGCCGCGTGCCGCCGGATGTTCGTCAGCGCCTCCAGCACGACCCGGTGCACGGCGTCCTCCGTCTCCCGCGGCAGTGCCCCCGTCAGCCCCTCCTCCAG
Encoded proteins:
- a CDS encoding ABC transporter ATP-binding protein gives rise to the protein MLELVDVTKVYRGGKRAVDGMTLRLGPGMIGLLGPNGAGKSSLMRIAATVTRPTSGQLLYEGADVTRRPGALRAALGYLPQDFGVYPNLTAREFLSYLAAAKGVPARAARARIQELLELVNLTEAGKRPLGKYSGGMLRRVGIAQALLADPRVIVVDEPTAGLDPQERVRLRNLLSELAADRVVMLSTHIVSDIESVAGDIAVVAGGRLLRRGTPEELLREVAGQVWEVLVGPEDVAAVQARYVVSRMVRTAEGIRIRLLSPERPYEGAAELTPDLEDAYLAVIHTYAGGDAYRKGGAYTKGDTGGARRGMTGAAGMAEMRGTAGVTRTTGATRAAGATRTAVTR